The following coding sequences are from one Canis lupus baileyi chromosome 19, mCanLup2.hap1, whole genome shotgun sequence window:
- the DDX39A gene encoding ATP-dependent RNA helicase DDX39A isoform X1 — MSTMAEQDVENELLDYEEDEEPQAPPESTPAPPKKDVKGSYVSIHSSGFRDFLLKPELLRAIVDCGFEHPSEVQHECIPQAILGMDVLCQAKSGMGKTAVFVLATLQQIEPVNGQVTVLVMCHTRELAFQISKEYERFSKYMPSVKVSVFFGGLSIKKDEEVLKKNCPHVVVGTPGRILALVRNRSLNLKNVKHFVLDECDKMLEQLDMRRDVQEIFRLTPHEKQCMMFSATLSKEIRPVCRKFMQDPMEVFVDDETKLTLHGLQQYYVKLKDSEKNRKLFDLLDVLEFNQVVIFVKSVQRCMALAQLLVEQNFPAIAIHRGMAQEERLSRYQQFKDFQRRILVATNLFGRGMDIERVNIVFNYDMPEDSDTYLHRVARAGRFGTKGLAITFVSDENDAKILNDVQDRFEVNVAELPEEIDISTYIEQSR; from the exons ATGAG CACCATGGCAGAACAAGATGTGGAAAATGAGCTTCTGGATTATGAGGAAGATGAAGAGCCCCAGGCTCCTCCAGAGAGCACTCCTGCTCCCCCCAAGAAAGATGTCAAGGGTTCCTACGTTTCCATCCACAGCTCTGGCTTCCGGGACTTTCTGCTGAAGCCGGAGCTCCTGAGGGCCATAGTGGACTGTGGCTTTGAGCATCCATCTGAGG TCCAGCACGAGTGTATTCCCCAAGCCATCCTGGGCATGGACGTCCTGTGCCAGGCCAAGTCTGGGATGGGCAAGACTGCGGTCTTCGTACTGGCCACCCTGCAGCAGATTGAGCCAGTTAATGGACAG GTGACAGTCTTGGTCATGTGCCACACACGGGAGCTAGCCTTCCAGATCAGCAAAGAGTATGAACGCTTCTCCAAGTACATGCCCAGTGTCAAG GTGTCTGTGTTCTTTGGGGGCCTTTCTATCAAGAAGGATGAAGAGGTATTGAAGAAGAACTGTCCTCATGTCGTGGTGGGGACACCAGGCCGGATCCTGGCGCTAGTGCGGAACCGGAGCCTGAACCTGAAGAACGTGAAGCACTTCGTGCTGGATGAGTGTGACAAGATGCTGGAGCAGCTGG acaTGCGGCGGGACGTGCAGGAGATCTTCCGCTTGACACCCCATGAGAAGCAGTGCATGATGTTTAGCGCCACCCTGAGCAAGGAGATCAGGCCGGTCTGCAGGAAGTTCATGCAAGAT CCCATGGAGGTGTTTGTAGACGATGAGACCAAGCTCACACTGCATGGATTGCAGCAGTACTACGTCAAGCTCAAGGACAGTGAGAAGAACCGCAAGCTCTTCGACCTGTTGGATGTGTTGGAGTTTAACCAG GTGGTGATCTTTGTGAAGTCCGTGCAACGCTGCATGGCCCTGGCCCAGCTCCTCGTGGAGCAGAACTTCCCGGCCATTGCCATCCACAGGGGCATGGCCCAGGAGGAGCG TCTGTCGCGCTATCAGCAGTTCAAAGACTTCCAGCGGCGGATCCTGGTGGCCACCAATCTGTTTGGCCGAGGGATGGACATTGAGCGAGTCAACATCGTCTTCAACTATGACATGCCTGAGGACTCGGACACCTACCTCCACCGA GTGGCCCGTGCAGGTCGCTTTGGGACTAAAGGTCTGGCTATTACTTTCGTGTCTGACGAGaatgatgcaaaaatcctcaatgacGTTCAGGACCGGTTTGAAGTGAATGTGGCAGAACTTCCTGAAGAAATTGACATCTCCACGTATA TTGAGCAGAGCCGGTAA
- the DDX39A gene encoding ATP-dependent RNA helicase DDX39A isoform X2, producing the protein MAEQDVENELLDYEEDEEPQAPPESTPAPPKKDVKGSYVSIHSSGFRDFLLKPELLRAIVDCGFEHPSEVQHECIPQAILGMDVLCQAKSGMGKTAVFVLATLQQIEPVNGQVTVLVMCHTRELAFQISKEYERFSKYMPSVKVSVFFGGLSIKKDEEVLKKNCPHVVVGTPGRILALVRNRSLNLKNVKHFVLDECDKMLEQLDMRRDVQEIFRLTPHEKQCMMFSATLSKEIRPVCRKFMQDPMEVFVDDETKLTLHGLQQYYVKLKDSEKNRKLFDLLDVLEFNQVVIFVKSVQRCMALAQLLVEQNFPAIAIHRGMAQEERLSRYQQFKDFQRRILVATNLFGRGMDIERVNIVFNYDMPEDSDTYLHRVARAGRFGTKGLAITFVSDENDAKILNDVQDRFEVNVAELPEEIDISTYIEQSR; encoded by the exons ATGGCAGAACAAGATGTGGAAAATGAGCTTCTGGATTATGAGGAAGATGAAGAGCCCCAGGCTCCTCCAGAGAGCACTCCTGCTCCCCCCAAGAAAGATGTCAAGGGTTCCTACGTTTCCATCCACAGCTCTGGCTTCCGGGACTTTCTGCTGAAGCCGGAGCTCCTGAGGGCCATAGTGGACTGTGGCTTTGAGCATCCATCTGAGG TCCAGCACGAGTGTATTCCCCAAGCCATCCTGGGCATGGACGTCCTGTGCCAGGCCAAGTCTGGGATGGGCAAGACTGCGGTCTTCGTACTGGCCACCCTGCAGCAGATTGAGCCAGTTAATGGACAG GTGACAGTCTTGGTCATGTGCCACACACGGGAGCTAGCCTTCCAGATCAGCAAAGAGTATGAACGCTTCTCCAAGTACATGCCCAGTGTCAAG GTGTCTGTGTTCTTTGGGGGCCTTTCTATCAAGAAGGATGAAGAGGTATTGAAGAAGAACTGTCCTCATGTCGTGGTGGGGACACCAGGCCGGATCCTGGCGCTAGTGCGGAACCGGAGCCTGAACCTGAAGAACGTGAAGCACTTCGTGCTGGATGAGTGTGACAAGATGCTGGAGCAGCTGG acaTGCGGCGGGACGTGCAGGAGATCTTCCGCTTGACACCCCATGAGAAGCAGTGCATGATGTTTAGCGCCACCCTGAGCAAGGAGATCAGGCCGGTCTGCAGGAAGTTCATGCAAGAT CCCATGGAGGTGTTTGTAGACGATGAGACCAAGCTCACACTGCATGGATTGCAGCAGTACTACGTCAAGCTCAAGGACAGTGAGAAGAACCGCAAGCTCTTCGACCTGTTGGATGTGTTGGAGTTTAACCAG GTGGTGATCTTTGTGAAGTCCGTGCAACGCTGCATGGCCCTGGCCCAGCTCCTCGTGGAGCAGAACTTCCCGGCCATTGCCATCCACAGGGGCATGGCCCAGGAGGAGCG TCTGTCGCGCTATCAGCAGTTCAAAGACTTCCAGCGGCGGATCCTGGTGGCCACCAATCTGTTTGGCCGAGGGATGGACATTGAGCGAGTCAACATCGTCTTCAACTATGACATGCCTGAGGACTCGGACACCTACCTCCACCGA GTGGCCCGTGCAGGTCGCTTTGGGACTAAAGGTCTGGCTATTACTTTCGTGTCTGACGAGaatgatgcaaaaatcctcaatgacGTTCAGGACCGGTTTGAAGTGAATGTGGCAGAACTTCCTGAAGAAATTGACATCTCCACGTATA TTGAGCAGAGCCGGTAA